The following are encoded together in the Clostridium sp. 'White wine YQ' genome:
- a CDS encoding tetratricopeptide repeat-containing glycosyltransferase family 2 protein translates to MSNEVSLCMIVKDEEEYLATCLESVKDIVDEVIVVDTGSSDRTVAIAKNFNAKIHYYKWNNSFSDARNESLKYATKDWILILDADEELSNDSIEVLKKLLESSLNEDTIYFFETLSYYGDSIDKTSISINLNPRLFKNNQGTHYEGEIHNQLIYSEKKYGVMCRDIKVYHYGYLNKSIYSKNKKDRNITLLEEQIRKDPNNAFAHFNLGTEYARLDDSEKALQHYYKSYEKFDPRKGYSYLLIFRIAFENCKIKDYETTLKFINIGIEHYPKFTELYFLRSLVYKDMNMPIKQIRELEKCVELGEAPIQYRCILGVGDFKAYYELGNVYFNLKDYETAYNYYEKAINVDFISPIYSIGFILKNKNTPVDEFKKILEKHLDNYTEADKVMAELFYSQGLYKTALEYIIKYEQTGVFTDDMIILKARCLVRTGAFEECINMENMNGKSDTYVYFLVHKVLSSILTNNYEKALSLINSVNYETLSDYNKKFIKVYSQCLNIFKGEEASEISNDENEKESLEMILEICEVLLINDRYEELKKAVNLLNLISNKVALLELGKLYYNQGFVELGKKEILRSIKEFEVYDRVGLDMLMS, encoded by the coding sequence GTGAGTAATGAAGTAAGCTTATGTATGATTGTTAAGGATGAAGAGGAGTATTTAGCAACCTGTTTAGAAAGTGTCAAGGATATTGTAGATGAAGTTATAGTTGTAGACACAGGGTCTTCAGATAGAACAGTAGCCATTGCTAAAAATTTTAATGCAAAGATACATTATTATAAATGGAATAATAGCTTTAGTGATGCCAGAAATGAATCATTAAAATATGCCACTAAAGATTGGATACTAATTCTTGATGCAGATGAGGAATTAAGTAATGACTCTATAGAAGTCCTAAAGAAATTATTAGAAAGTTCGTTAAACGAAGACACCATTTATTTCTTTGAAACCTTAAGTTATTATGGGGACTCAATTGATAAAACTTCTATAAGTATAAATTTAAATCCAAGGTTGTTTAAAAACAATCAAGGAACGCATTATGAAGGAGAAATTCATAATCAATTAATATATTCAGAAAAAAAATATGGTGTAATGTGCAGGGATATAAAGGTTTATCATTACGGTTATCTAAATAAAAGCATATACTCAAAGAATAAGAAAGATAGAAATATAACTCTCTTAGAAGAACAAATAAGAAAAGATCCCAATAATGCATTTGCCCATTTTAATCTAGGAACTGAATATGCTAGACTAGATGATTCAGAAAAAGCTTTACAGCATTATTATAAATCTTATGAAAAATTTGATCCCCGAAAAGGATATAGCTATTTGTTGATATTTAGGATAGCTTTTGAAAATTGTAAAATTAAAGATTATGAGACAACCTTAAAGTTTATAAATATTGGAATAGAGCATTATCCTAAGTTTACAGAATTATATTTTTTAAGGTCATTAGTTTACAAGGATATGAATATGCCAATTAAGCAAATTAGGGAGTTAGAGAAATGCGTTGAATTAGGGGAGGCACCTATTCAATATAGATGCATATTGGGAGTAGGAGACTTTAAGGCTTATTATGAATTAGGGAATGTATATTTTAATTTAAAGGACTATGAGACTGCATATAATTATTATGAAAAGGCTATAAATGTTGATTTTATCAGTCCTATATATTCAATTGGATTTATATTAAAAAATAAAAATACACCAGTAGATGAATTTAAAAAAATACTTGAGAAGCATTTAGATAATTATACTGAAGCTGATAAAGTTATGGCAGAGTTGTTCTATTCTCAAGGACTTTATAAAACAGCCTTAGAATATATAATTAAATATGAACAAACAGGAGTTTTTACAGATGATATGATTATTCTCAAAGCAAGATGTCTTGTAAGAACAGGGGCATTTGAGGAATGCATAAACATGGAGAATATGAATGGAAAAAGTGATACTTATGTATACTTTTTAGTTCATAAAGTCTTAAGTAGTATATTAACCAATAATTATGAGAAGGCTTTAAGTTTAATCAACAGTGTTAATTATGAAACTTTGTCAGATTATAATAAAAAATTTATAAAAGTATATTCACAGTGTTTGAATATTTTTAAGGGGGAGGAAGCTTCAGAAATATCTAATGATGAAAATGAGAAAGAATCTCTTGAAATGATTTTAGAAATTTGTGAGGTATTACTCATTAATGATAGATATGAAGAACTTAAAAAAGCAGTAAATTTATTAAATTTGATAAGTAATAAAGTAGCTTTACTTGAACTTGGGAAATTATATTATAATCAAGGATTTGTTGAATTAGGGAAAAAAGAAATACTTAGATCAATAAAAGAATTTGAAGTATATGATAGAGTAGGATTAGATATGCTAATGAGTTAA
- a CDS encoding NAD-dependent epimerase/dehydratase family protein, whose amino-acid sequence MNQVVVTGSNGFVGRRLKEKLIELKYDVLELNSSNGDVTSIETLRSFNFEKISHIFHLAAKTFVPESWTHPEEFYKVNSFGTLNILEICKEYNIDLTFISSYIYGQPKTMPISESLAISPNNPYAHSKYIAEQLCEFYSREFNVNISIIRPFNIYGIGQNKKFLIPHIIDQALYSNEIKVKDLSPKRDYIYLEDIVDAILLTINNKNKNYSVYNIGSGYSISVRQVIEVVLEILNIEKKVICEDGQRKNEMNDVVADITKANRELNWYPKYSFLEGIKKIIDREISNKLLNI is encoded by the coding sequence TTGAATCAGGTAGTAGTAACAGGATCAAATGGATTTGTTGGGAGAAGATTGAAAGAAAAGTTAATAGAACTAAAATATGATGTTTTGGAGTTAAACTCTTCAAATGGAGATGTTACAAGTATAGAAACTTTAAGAAGTTTTAATTTTGAAAAGATAAGTCATATTTTTCATTTGGCAGCAAAAACATTTGTTCCAGAAAGTTGGACTCATCCAGAAGAGTTCTATAAGGTTAATTCTTTTGGAACTTTAAATATATTAGAAATATGTAAGGAATATAACATTGATTTAACATTTATTAGTTCATATATCTACGGACAACCTAAAACCATGCCTATCTCAGAATCTTTGGCTATATCCCCGAATAATCCTTATGCGCATTCTAAGTATATAGCAGAGCAATTGTGTGAGTTTTATTCAAGGGAATTTAATGTAAATATAAGTATTATACGTCCTTTCAATATATATGGAATAGGGCAAAATAAAAAATTTCTAATTCCACATATAATCGATCAAGCTCTATATAGTAATGAAATAAAAGTTAAAGATTTATCGCCTAAAAGAGATTATATTTATTTAGAGGATATAGTTGATGCAATACTTTTAACTATAAATAATAAAAATAAAAATTATTCTGTATATAATATTGGGAGTGGTTATTCAATTAGTGTGAGGCAAGTAATTGAAGTCGTCCTAGAAATATTAAATATTGAGAAGAAAGTAATCTGTGAGGATGGTCAAAGAAAAAATGAAATGAACGATGTAGTAGCTGATATAACAAAAGCTAATAGAGAGTTAAACTGGTATCCTAAGTATTCTTTTTTAGAGGGGATAAAGAAGATAATTGATCGAGAAATAAGCAATAAACTACTAAATATCTAA